The proteins below are encoded in one region of Micromonospora sp. DSM 45708:
- a CDS encoding FAD:protein FMN transferase encodes MRIDQRRAHWADEQPRTRWVDQAAFRQPRPDLRLGARSHRIERDGAAPHDRISVRHTVSTSTAEYTLLLNAPDWFGHRGVGEALRDAVAELRAVDLTYGPNQPDSLVSRLRRDEISPDSYPPLADLVDRCAAMRAATDGWFDAWAVPGGFDPGGLLGGWAVERAAARLRAAGIHDYAVLSGADLTVRGHAAHGGPWRVAVHHPTEARRSPLVLEMTAGAVGTSGVTGRRGHVVDPHTGEPTERLVAATVVGPDLAIADAYATALYAAGPAGLAWFRDGSDYRALFAHHRR; translated from the coding sequence ATGCGGATCGACCAGCGGCGGGCACACTGGGCGGACGAACAACCCCGGACCCGCTGGGTCGACCAGGCCGCGTTCCGCCAGCCCCGACCCGACCTGCGCCTCGGCGCCCGCAGCCACCGGATCGAACGGGACGGCGCCGCCCCCCACGACCGGATCAGCGTCCGACACACCGTCAGCACCTCCACCGCGGAGTACACGCTGCTGCTCAACGCGCCGGACTGGTTCGGCCACCGGGGTGTCGGCGAGGCGCTCCGGGACGCCGTCGCCGAGCTGCGCGCCGTCGACCTCACCTACGGCCCGAACCAGCCGGACAGCCTGGTGTCGCGGCTGCGGCGCGACGAGATCAGCCCCGACTCGTACCCCCCGCTGGCCGACCTGGTGGACCGCTGCGCCGCCATGCGGGCGGCGACCGACGGGTGGTTCGACGCCTGGGCGGTGCCGGGCGGCTTCGACCCGGGCGGCCTGCTCGGCGGCTGGGCGGTGGAGCGCGCCGCGGCGCGGTTGCGGGCCGCCGGCATCCACGACTACGCCGTGCTCAGCGGCGCCGACCTGACGGTACGCGGCCACGCCGCGCACGGCGGCCCGTGGCGGGTCGCGGTGCACCACCCGACCGAGGCCCGCCGGTCGCCGCTGGTGCTGGAGATGACCGCGGGCGCGGTCGGCACCTCCGGCGTCACCGGCCGGCGGGGACACGTCGTCGACCCGCACACCGGTGAGCCGACCGAACGGCTTGTCGCCGCCACCGTGGTCGGCCCGGACCTGGCGATCGCCGACGCCTACGCCACCGCCCTGTACGCCGCCGGCCCGGCCGGCCTGGCCTGGTTCCGCGACGGCTCGGACTATCGCGCGCTCTTCGCGCACCACCGCCGCTGA
- the ilvC gene encoding ketol-acid reductoisomerase produces MSVEVFYDDDADLGLIQGRKVAVIGYGSQGHAHALSLRDSGVDVVIGLPAGSKSRPKAEEQGLRVLSPAEAAAEADVIMILAPDTAQRGLYADAIAPNLAPGKALFFGHGFNIRYGLITPPADVDVAMVAPKGPGHLVRRQYVDGKGVPCLVAVEQDASGTAFGLALAYAKAIGGTRAGAIRTTFTEETETDLFGEQAVLCGGAAALVQTGFEVLTEAGYAPEVAYFECLHELKLIVDLMYEGGIARMRYSISDTAEYGDLSRGPRVVDSRVKDEMRKILGEIQSGEFAREWVAEDEAGRPNFAKWRAEGAAHPIEETGQKLRAMMSWVDRPITETA; encoded by the coding sequence ATGAGCGTTGAGGTTTTCTACGACGACGACGCCGACCTGGGCCTGATCCAGGGTCGCAAGGTCGCCGTGATCGGGTACGGCAGCCAGGGCCACGCGCACGCGTTGTCGCTGCGTGACTCCGGCGTCGACGTGGTGATCGGCCTGCCCGCCGGGTCGAAGAGCCGGCCCAAGGCCGAGGAGCAGGGCCTGCGGGTGCTCAGCCCGGCCGAGGCGGCGGCCGAGGCCGACGTGATCATGATCCTGGCGCCGGACACCGCCCAGCGTGGCCTCTACGCCGACGCCATCGCGCCGAACCTGGCCCCCGGCAAGGCGCTCTTCTTCGGCCACGGCTTCAACATCCGGTACGGCCTGATCACGCCGCCGGCCGACGTGGACGTGGCGATGGTCGCCCCGAAGGGCCCCGGTCACCTGGTCCGCCGCCAGTACGTCGACGGCAAGGGCGTGCCCTGCCTGGTCGCCGTCGAGCAGGACGCCAGCGGCACCGCGTTCGGCCTGGCGCTGGCGTACGCCAAGGCGATCGGCGGCACCCGGGCCGGTGCGATCCGGACCACGTTCACCGAGGAGACCGAGACCGACCTCTTCGGCGAGCAGGCGGTGCTCTGCGGCGGCGCGGCGGCGCTGGTGCAGACCGGCTTCGAGGTGCTCACCGAGGCCGGCTACGCGCCCGAGGTGGCCTACTTCGAGTGCCTGCACGAGTTGAAGCTGATCGTCGACCTCATGTACGAGGGCGGCATCGCCCGGATGCGCTACAGCATCTCCGACACCGCCGAGTACGGCGACCTGTCCCGCGGCCCCCGGGTCGTCGACTCCCGGGTCAAGGACGAGATGCGCAAGATCCTCGGCGAGATCCAGTCCGGCGAGTTCGCCCGCGAGTGGGTGGCCGAGGACGAGGCCGGCCGGCCGAACTTCGCCAAGTGGCGGGCCGAGGGCGCGGCGCACCCGATCGAGGAGACCGGGCAGAAGCTGCGCGCCATGATGAGCTGGGTCGACCGCCCGATCACCGAGACCGCCTGA
- the ilvN gene encoding acetolactate synthase small subunit — MNLHTLSVLVENKPGVLARVSGLFSRRGFNIDSLAVGETENPDVSRITIVVNAESSPLEQVTKQLNKLVNVLKIVELDAQVSVARELLLVKVRADRSARAQVLETVGLFRARVVDVAPDTLTIEATGTPDKLDALLRDLEPFGIKEMVQSGTVAIGRGSRAITAGPALRAA; from the coding sequence ATGAATCTGCACACGCTGTCCGTGCTGGTGGAGAACAAGCCGGGCGTCCTGGCCCGGGTCTCCGGGCTGTTCTCCCGGCGCGGGTTCAACATCGACAGCCTCGCCGTGGGCGAGACCGAGAACCCGGACGTCTCCCGGATCACCATCGTGGTCAACGCCGAGTCCTCGCCGCTGGAGCAGGTGACCAAGCAGCTCAACAAGCTGGTCAACGTCCTCAAGATCGTCGAGCTGGACGCGCAGGTGTCGGTGGCCCGGGAGCTGCTGCTGGTCAAGGTCCGCGCGGACCGCAGCGCCCGCGCGCAGGTGCTGGAGACGGTCGGCCTGTTCCGCGCCCGGGTGGTCGACGTCGCGCCGGACACGTTGACCATCGAGGCCACCGGCACGCCGGACAAGCTCGACGCGCTGCTGCGCGACCTGGAGCCGTTCGGCATCAAGGAGATGGTCCAGTCCGGCACGGTGGCCATCGGGCGCGGCTCCCGCGCCATCACCGCCGGCCCGGCGCTGCGCGCCGCCTGA
- a CDS encoding acetolactate synthase large subunit, translating into MTRPTPETLAHSARRARPGTGAAGDADHAPASRAGAAPAGSRAVPAADPADAPVRQPTTAQVSGAGSLVRSLEALGVDVVFGIPGGAILPAYDPLYDSTVRHILVRHEQGAGHAATGYAQATGRVGVCIATSGPGATNLVTPIADAYMDSVPMVAITGQVARPSIGTDAFQEADIQGITLPITKHNFLVQTADEIPRVLAEAFHLAATGRPGPVLVDIPKDVLQAPATFSWPPTLDLPGYRPTLHPHGKQIREAARLMTTARRPVLYVGGGVLKAGATEGLRRLAELTGIPVVTTLMALGAFPDSHRQHLGMPGMHGTVAAVYGLQKADLIVALGARFDDRVTGKLDSFAPDAAVVHADVDPAEIGKNRHADVPIVGDARHVIDELVAAVTAEQATHPATDLADWWAQLDDLRERYPLGFEEPADGTLSPQYVIKRLGELAGPDAIYVAGVGQHQMWASQFISYEKPNTWLNSGGLGTMGYAVPAAMGAKVGRPDTTVWAVDGDGCFQMTNQELATCALEGIPVKVAVINNGNLGMVRQWQTLFYGERYSNTELGTHKHRIPDFVKLAEALGCVGLRCENAADVDKTIEAAMAITDAPVVIDFVVGKDAMVWPMVAAGTSNDEIMFARGVRPAFDEDDI; encoded by the coding sequence ATGACGAGACCTACGCCAGAGACCCTCGCCCACTCCGCCCGACGAGCCCGTCCGGGCACCGGCGCGGCCGGCGACGCCGACCACGCCCCCGCCTCCCGCGCCGGCGCCGCCCCCGCCGGGAGCCGGGCCGTCCCGGCCGCGGACCCGGCCGACGCACCGGTACGGCAGCCCACCACCGCGCAGGTCTCCGGCGCCGGCTCGCTGGTGCGGTCGCTGGAGGCGCTCGGCGTCGACGTGGTCTTCGGCATCCCGGGGGGCGCGATCCTGCCCGCGTACGACCCGCTCTACGACTCGACGGTCCGGCACATCCTGGTCCGCCACGAGCAGGGCGCCGGGCACGCGGCCACCGGCTACGCGCAGGCCACCGGCCGGGTCGGCGTCTGCATCGCCACCTCCGGTCCGGGCGCGACCAACCTGGTCACCCCGATCGCCGACGCCTACATGGACTCGGTGCCGATGGTGGCGATCACCGGCCAGGTGGCCCGGCCGTCGATCGGCACGGACGCCTTCCAGGAGGCCGACATCCAGGGCATCACGCTGCCGATCACCAAGCACAACTTCCTGGTGCAGACCGCCGACGAGATCCCCCGGGTGCTCGCCGAGGCGTTCCACCTGGCCGCCACCGGCCGGCCCGGCCCGGTGCTCGTCGACATCCCCAAGGACGTCCTCCAGGCGCCGGCCACCTTCTCCTGGCCGCCGACGCTGGACCTGCCCGGCTACCGGCCCACGCTGCACCCGCACGGCAAGCAGATCCGCGAGGCGGCCCGGCTGATGACCACGGCCCGCCGGCCGGTGCTCTACGTCGGCGGCGGCGTGCTCAAGGCCGGCGCCACCGAGGGGCTGCGCCGGCTGGCCGAGCTGACCGGAATCCCGGTGGTCACCACGCTGATGGCGCTCGGCGCGTTCCCCGACTCGCACCGGCAGCACCTGGGCATGCCCGGCATGCACGGCACCGTCGCCGCGGTCTACGGCCTCCAGAAGGCCGACCTGATCGTGGCGCTCGGCGCCCGCTTCGACGACCGGGTGACCGGCAAGCTGGACTCGTTCGCGCCGGACGCCGCGGTGGTGCACGCCGACGTCGACCCGGCCGAGATCGGCAAGAACCGGCACGCCGACGTCCCGATCGTGGGCGACGCGCGGCACGTGATCGACGAGCTGGTCGCGGCGGTCACCGCCGAGCAGGCCACCCACCCGGCCACCGACCTGGCCGACTGGTGGGCCCAGCTCGACGACCTGCGCGAGCGGTACCCGCTCGGCTTCGAGGAGCCGGCCGACGGCACGCTCTCCCCGCAGTACGTGATCAAGCGGTTGGGCGAGCTCGCCGGTCCGGACGCGATCTACGTGGCCGGCGTCGGCCAGCACCAGATGTGGGCCAGCCAGTTCATCTCGTACGAGAAGCCGAACACCTGGCTCAACTCCGGCGGGCTGGGCACCATGGGCTACGCCGTGCCGGCCGCGATGGGCGCCAAGGTGGGCCGGCCGGACACCACGGTCTGGGCGGTGGACGGCGACGGCTGCTTCCAGATGACCAACCAGGAGCTGGCCACCTGCGCGCTGGAGGGCATCCCGGTCAAGGTCGCCGTGATCAACAACGGCAACCTCGGCATGGTCCGGCAGTGGCAGACGCTGTTCTACGGCGAGCGCTACTCCAACACCGAGCTGGGCACGCACAAGCACCGCATCCCGGATTTCGTCAAGCTCGCCGAGGCGCTCGGCTGCGTCGGGCTGCGCTGCGAGAACGCCGCCGACGTGGACAAGACCATCGAGGCGGCCATGGCGATCACCGACGCGCCGGTGGTCATCGACTTCGTGGTCGGCAAGGACGCGATGGTCTGGCCGATGGTGGCCGCCGGCACCAGCAACGACGAGATCATGTTCGCGAGGGGCGTCCGCCCCGCCTTCGACGAGGACGACATCTGA
- a CDS encoding putative bifunctional diguanylate cyclase/phosphodiesterase, with protein MQSSPGMVAVAALSGCAAAGAVALLAASARRRTGPRRQAHLLLAVAGGTALLSLLLGLGGLLLAGDDWAHRQGQRTGWATLVAASTTVAGLGLGAALLRLPGAAATRAATARLLLDGVIMATALWFVGWVAFSAPTRLLGDATPVACLPILLATVSAALTTGLTLILVLRAAPPRGWLALLGAGAVAVTAGGLGVAAGLCQGGQRMLLAGAVVSAAGLVATAVAGRRADATRFDVDLIRRDGEYAFVPMFAMAASAMYHLTQGGRFDGYGIVAGSVEGFALVARQYLALNDVRGYAVRLAEREAHFRELAHTDPLTDLANRRGLLRALHRCAETGVPCVLLGLDLDGFKNVNDMRGHDVGDAVLAEVGRRLRGNLRPGDLAARLGGDEFAVLMHGSAEPGPVAERLLGVLGRPYEEADGPVFLSVSIGVAGSPGDHDVELLLRNADLALRYAKQRGKNRIERYDATYDQLLSRRTRLEHELRGAIERDELRLVFQPVASLPSVRPVGAEALLRWRHPELGNVRPDEFIPLAEECGMISKLGAWVLHQACYQLSRWLADGHDVWVSVNVSPRELHAPQYVVQVADALRAHHVPPQRLVLEVTEHAVATDLDELIRRLTALRLTGVRIALDDFGAGYSSLGQLRRLPIDILKIDHSLVAEHEPVRPVGREGPAFAPMVDIVMRLGHQLGLEVIAEGVTNPTELAAVVAAGCRFGQGALFGWGVPAEHLEAMLEAATAPGNRPAPIPSAPPSPPVRSPSPLLPRLRNNPPAPRPALEASSQVTAGVDGVSAPDTPTSVNQNVGSVDSSREMRQA; from the coding sequence GTGCAGTCGTCCCCGGGGATGGTCGCCGTCGCGGCGCTGAGCGGTTGCGCCGCGGCCGGCGCCGTCGCGCTGCTCGCCGCGTCGGCCCGCCGCCGCACCGGCCCCCGTCGGCAGGCCCACCTGCTGCTGGCCGTCGCCGGGGGGACCGCCCTGCTCAGCCTGCTTCTCGGCCTGGGCGGCCTGCTGCTCGCCGGGGACGACTGGGCGCACCGGCAGGGCCAGCGCACCGGCTGGGCCACGCTCGTCGCGGCGTCCACCACCGTGGCCGGGTTGGGCCTCGGCGCGGCGCTGCTCCGGTTGCCCGGCGCGGCGGCGACCCGGGCCGCCACGGCCCGGCTGCTGCTCGACGGCGTGATCATGGCGACCGCGCTGTGGTTCGTCGGCTGGGTGGCGTTCAGCGCGCCGACCCGGCTGCTCGGCGACGCCACCCCGGTCGCCTGCCTGCCCATCCTGCTGGCCACCGTCAGCGCCGCGCTCACCACCGGGCTGACGCTGATCCTGGTGTTGCGGGCCGCCCCGCCGCGCGGCTGGCTGGCCCTGCTCGGCGCCGGGGCGGTCGCGGTGACCGCCGGCGGCCTGGGCGTGGCGGCCGGGCTCTGCCAGGGCGGCCAGCGCATGCTGCTGGCCGGCGCCGTGGTGTCCGCGGCCGGCCTGGTGGCCACCGCGGTCGCCGGTCGCCGGGCCGACGCGACACGGTTCGACGTCGACCTCATCCGCCGCGACGGCGAGTACGCGTTCGTGCCGATGTTCGCCATGGCCGCCTCCGCGATGTACCACCTCACCCAGGGCGGGCGGTTCGACGGGTACGGCATCGTCGCCGGCAGCGTCGAGGGGTTCGCGCTCGTCGCCCGGCAGTATCTGGCCCTCAACGACGTGCGCGGCTACGCCGTCCGGCTGGCCGAGCGGGAGGCACACTTCCGCGAGCTGGCGCACACCGATCCGCTCACCGACCTGGCCAACCGGCGCGGCCTGCTGCGGGCCCTGCACCGGTGCGCCGAGACGGGCGTGCCCTGCGTGCTGCTCGGGCTCGACCTGGACGGCTTCAAGAACGTCAACGACATGCGCGGGCACGACGTCGGCGACGCGGTGCTCGCCGAGGTGGGCCGGCGGCTGCGCGGCAACCTGCGGCCGGGTGATCTGGCCGCCCGGCTCGGCGGCGACGAGTTCGCGGTGCTGATGCACGGTTCGGCCGAGCCCGGCCCGGTCGCCGAGCGGCTGCTCGGGGTGCTCGGCCGCCCCTACGAGGAGGCGGACGGGCCGGTCTTCCTCTCGGTCAGCATCGGGGTGGCCGGCAGCCCCGGCGACCACGACGTCGAGCTGTTGCTGCGCAACGCCGACCTGGCGCTGCGCTACGCCAAGCAGCGCGGCAAGAACCGCATCGAGCGCTACGACGCCACGTACGACCAGTTGCTGAGCCGGCGCACCCGGCTGGAGCACGAGCTGCGCGGCGCGATCGAGCGGGACGAGCTGCGGCTGGTCTTCCAGCCGGTGGCCTCGCTGCCCTCGGTCCGGCCGGTCGGCGCCGAGGCGCTGCTCCGCTGGCGTCACCCGGAGCTGGGCAACGTCCGGCCGGACGAGTTCATCCCGCTGGCCGAGGAGTGCGGGATGATCTCCAAGCTCGGCGCGTGGGTGCTGCACCAGGCCTGCTACCAGCTCTCCCGCTGGCTGGCCGACGGGCACGACGTCTGGGTGTCGGTGAACGTCTCGCCGCGTGAGCTGCACGCCCCGCAGTACGTGGTCCAGGTGGCCGACGCGCTGCGCGCGCACCACGTGCCGCCGCAGCGGCTGGTGCTGGAGGTGACCGAGCACGCGGTCGCCACCGACCTGGACGAGCTGATCCGGCGGCTGACCGCGTTGCGGCTGACCGGTGTCCGGATCGCGCTCGACGACTTCGGCGCCGGCTACTCCTCGCTGGGGCAGTTGCGGCGGCTGCCGATCGACATCCTCAAGATCGACCATAGTCTGGTCGCCGAGCACGAGCCGGTGCGGCCGGTGGGCCGGGAGGGGCCGGCGTTCGCCCCGATGGTTGACATCGTCATGCGCCTCGGCCACCAGCTCGGGCTGGAGGTGATCGCCGAGGGGGTCACCAATCCCACCGAGCTGGCCGCCGTGGTGGCTGCCGGCTGCCGGTTCGGTCAGGGCGCGCTCTTCGGCTGGGGGGTGCCGGCCGAGCACCTGGAGGCGATGCTGGAGGCGGCCACCGCGCCCGGCAACCGGCCCGCCCCGATCCCGTCCGCGCCGCCGTCCCCGCCGGTGCGTAGCCCGTCGCCGTTGCTGCCCCGGCTGCGCAACAACCCGCCCGCCCCGCGCCCCGCCCTGGAGGCGTCGTCGCAGGTGACAGCCGGCGTGGACGGGGTGTCGGCGCCCGACACGCCCACGTCCGTGAACCAGAATGTGGGATCAGTTGACTCATCGCGTGAGATGCGTCAGGCTTAG
- the ilvD gene encoding dihydroxy-acid dehydratase, with protein MPELRSRTSTHGRTMAGARALWRATGMTDDDFGKPIVAIANSFTQFVPGHVHLKDLGGLVADAVAEAGGVGREFNTIAVDDGIAMGHGGMLYSLPSRELIADAVEYMVNAHCADALVCISNCDKITPGMLLAALRLNIPTVFVSGGPMEAGKTVAIEGVVHSKIDLIDAMIASSNEAVTDDQLGEIERSACPTCGSCSGMFTANSMNCLTEAIGLALPGNGSTLATHAARRSLFVEAGRTAVEIAKRWYDEDDASVLPRAIAGRAAFENAVALDVAMGGSTNTILHLLAAAREAELDFEVADIDAISRRVPCLAKVAPNSPNYHMEDVHRAGGIPAILGELDRAGLLHRDVRAVHSPSLTQWLADWDVRGGSPTPEAVELFHAAPGGVRTTEPFSTTNRWSSLDTDAAGGCIRDLTHAYSADGGLAILHGNLAPDGCVVKTAGVPEECLTFRGPAKVFESQDDAVTAILAKQIVAGDVVVIRYEGPKGGPGMQEMLYPTSFLKGRGLGRACALLTDGRFSGGTSGLSIGHVSPEAASGGLIALVRDGDEVVIDIPGRSIELNVPADELTARRVAEEKRDRPYTPADRQRPVSAALRAYASMATSASDGAYRRVPE; from the coding sequence ATGCCTGAGCTGCGGTCGAGGACATCCACCCACGGTCGGACGATGGCCGGCGCCCGGGCCCTCTGGCGGGCCACCGGGATGACCGACGACGACTTCGGCAAGCCGATCGTCGCCATCGCCAACAGTTTCACCCAGTTCGTACCCGGTCATGTCCATCTCAAGGACCTCGGCGGCCTGGTCGCCGACGCGGTGGCCGAGGCCGGCGGCGTGGGTCGGGAGTTCAACACCATCGCCGTCGACGACGGCATCGCCATGGGCCACGGCGGCATGCTCTACTCGCTGCCCAGCCGCGAGCTGATCGCCGACGCGGTGGAATACATGGTCAACGCGCACTGCGCCGACGCCCTGGTCTGCATCTCCAACTGCGACAAGATCACCCCCGGGATGCTGCTCGCCGCGCTGCGGCTGAACATCCCGACCGTCTTCGTCTCCGGCGGCCCGATGGAGGCCGGCAAGACGGTGGCGATCGAGGGCGTCGTCCACTCCAAGATCGACCTGATCGACGCCATGATCGCCTCCTCGAACGAGGCGGTCACCGACGACCAGCTCGGCGAGATCGAGCGCTCGGCGTGCCCGACCTGCGGCTCCTGCTCCGGCATGTTCACCGCCAACTCGATGAACTGCCTGACCGAGGCGATCGGCCTGGCGCTGCCCGGCAACGGGTCCACGCTGGCCACCCACGCCGCACGCCGGTCGCTCTTCGTCGAGGCCGGCCGCACCGCCGTGGAGATCGCCAAGCGCTGGTACGACGAGGACGACGCCTCGGTGCTGCCGCGCGCGATCGCCGGCCGGGCCGCGTTCGAGAACGCGGTCGCGCTCGACGTGGCCATGGGCGGCTCGACCAACACGATCCTGCACCTGCTCGCCGCCGCCCGCGAAGCGGAGCTGGACTTCGAGGTGGCCGACATCGACGCCATCTCCCGCCGGGTGCCCTGCCTGGCCAAGGTCGCCCCGAACTCGCCGAACTACCACATGGAGGACGTGCACCGGGCCGGCGGCATCCCCGCCATCCTCGGCGAACTGGACCGCGCCGGCCTGCTCCACCGCGACGTGCGCGCGGTCCACTCCCCCAGCCTGACGCAGTGGCTGGCCGACTGGGACGTGCGCGGCGGCTCGCCCACGCCCGAGGCGGTCGAGCTGTTCCACGCCGCGCCCGGCGGGGTCCGCACCACCGAGCCGTTCTCCACCACCAACCGCTGGTCGTCGCTGGACACCGACGCGGCCGGCGGCTGCATCCGCGACCTCACGCACGCCTACAGCGCCGACGGCGGGCTGGCCATCCTGCACGGCAACCTGGCGCCGGACGGCTGCGTGGTGAAGACCGCCGGGGTGCCCGAGGAGTGCCTGACGTTCCGCGGCCCGGCCAAGGTCTTCGAGTCGCAGGACGACGCGGTGACCGCCATCCTGGCCAAGCAGATCGTCGCCGGCGACGTGGTGGTGATCCGCTACGAGGGCCCGAAGGGCGGCCCCGGCATGCAGGAGATGCTCTACCCCACCTCGTTCCTGAAGGGCCGTGGGCTCGGGCGCGCCTGCGCGCTGCTCACCGACGGCCGGTTCTCCGGCGGCACCTCCGGGCTGTCCATCGGGCACGTCTCCCCGGAGGCGGCCTCCGGCGGGCTGATCGCGCTGGTGCGCGACGGCGACGAGGTCGTCATCGACATCCCGGGCCGCTCCATCGAGCTGAACGTGCCGGCCGACGAGCTGACCGCGCGGCGGGTGGCCGAGGAGAAGCGCGACCGCCCGTACACCCCGGCCGACCGGCAGCGCCCGGTGTCGGCGGCGCTGCGCGCGTACGCCTCGATGGCCACCTCGGCCAGCGACGGCGCGTACCGCCGCGTCCCCGAGTAG
- the serA gene encoding phosphoglycerate dehydrogenase → MNPVVLIAEELAPAAIEVLAHDFDVRHVDGTDRPALLSALSEADAVIVRSATQIDAEAVAAAPRLKVVARAGVGLDNVEVPAATARGVMVVNAPTSNIVSAAEQAVALLLAVARNTASASAALKAGEWKRSKYTGVEIQGKTVGVVGLGRIGVLFAQRIAAFGTRLIAYDPYIQPARAAQLGVRLVGLEELLRESDFISIHLPKTPETVGLIGEKELAIVKPGVRIVNAARGGLVDEQALANAIAEGRVAGAGVDVYAKEPCTSSPLFAFDNVVATPHLGASTNEAQDKAGLAVAKSVKLALQGEFVPDAVNVQAGGVVAEDVRPLLPLAEKLGRAFTALAGGVAASVTVEVRGEIATNDVSVLKLAATKGLFSSVVEEQVTYVNAPHLAAERGVEVTLATPTETVDHPNLVTVRGALPDGRTVRVSGTAVHTGARDVLKLTEVDGFDVEIGAEGILVFLRYVDRPGVVGTVGTLLGEAGVNIAAMQVARREAGGETLMTLTVDQALGADLLTSAADSIGAVAASAADLRDE, encoded by the coding sequence ATGAATCCTGTCGTACTGATCGCCGAAGAACTCGCCCCCGCCGCCATCGAGGTGCTCGCGCACGACTTCGACGTGCGCCACGTGGACGGCACCGACCGTCCGGCCCTGCTCTCCGCGCTCTCCGAGGCCGACGCGGTGATCGTACGCAGCGCCACCCAGATCGACGCCGAGGCGGTCGCGGCGGCGCCCCGGCTGAAGGTGGTCGCCCGCGCCGGCGTCGGCCTGGACAACGTCGAGGTGCCCGCCGCCACCGCGCGTGGCGTCATGGTGGTCAACGCTCCCACCTCCAACATCGTCTCCGCCGCCGAGCAGGCGGTCGCGCTGCTGCTCGCGGTGGCCCGCAACACCGCCAGCGCCAGCGCCGCGCTCAAGGCCGGCGAGTGGAAGCGGTCGAAGTACACCGGCGTGGAGATCCAGGGCAAGACCGTGGGCGTGGTCGGCCTCGGCCGCATCGGCGTGCTGTTCGCGCAGCGCATCGCCGCGTTCGGCACCCGGCTCATCGCGTACGACCCGTACATCCAGCCGGCCCGCGCGGCGCAGCTCGGCGTGCGCCTGGTCGGGCTGGAGGAGCTGCTGCGGGAGAGCGACTTCATCTCGATCCACCTGCCGAAGACGCCGGAGACGGTGGGCCTGATCGGCGAGAAGGAACTGGCGATCGTCAAGCCGGGCGTCCGGATCGTCAACGCCGCCCGGGGCGGGCTCGTCGACGAGCAGGCGCTCGCGAACGCGATCGCGGAGGGCCGGGTCGCCGGCGCCGGTGTCGACGTGTACGCCAAGGAGCCCTGCACCTCGTCGCCGCTGTTCGCGTTCGACAACGTGGTGGCCACCCCGCACCTGGGCGCCTCCACCAACGAGGCGCAGGACAAGGCCGGTCTCGCGGTGGCCAAGAGCGTCAAGCTCGCGCTCCAGGGCGAGTTCGTGCCGGACGCGGTGAACGTGCAGGCCGGCGGCGTGGTCGCCGAGGACGTCCGGCCGCTGCTGCCGCTGGCCGAGAAGCTGGGCCGGGCCTTCACCGCGCTGGCCGGCGGCGTGGCCGCCAGCGTCACCGTCGAGGTGCGCGGCGAGATCGCCACCAACGACGTGTCGGTGCTCAAGCTCGCCGCCACCAAGGGGCTGTTCAGCTCCGTGGTGGAGGAGCAGGTCACCTACGTCAATGCGCCGCACCTTGCCGCCGAGCGGGGCGTCGAGGTCACGCTGGCCACGCCGACCGAGACGGTGGACCACCCGAACCTGGTGACGGTGCGCGGCGCGCTGCCGGACGGGCGGACCGTCCGGGTCTCCGGCACGGCGGTGCACACCGGCGCGCGGGACGTGCTCAAGCTGACCGAGGTGGACGGCTTCGACGTGGAGATCGGCGCGGAGGGCATCCTGGTCTTCCTGCGCTACGTCGACCGGCCCGGCGTGGTCGGCACGGTCGGCACGCTGCTCGGCGAGGCCGGCGTCAACATCGCCGCCATGCAGGTGGCCCGGCGGGAGGCCGGCGGTGAGACGCTGATGACGCTCACCGTCGACCAGGCGCTCGGCGCCGACCTGCTCACCTCCGCGGCCGACTCGATCGGTGCGGTCGCGGCCAGCGCGGCCGACCTGCGCGACGAGTAG